In Cydia amplana chromosome 5, ilCydAmpl1.1, whole genome shotgun sequence, the genomic window tcccctagattcctatgaaaatttctttttttgaaaaatgttttaattgcggaaaaactgggcacttttattatgtatggcaacttttaaacggtgcgtgataggtggggggtgctcgaccaaatgtcatagagggcctctaagaaaataaaactgcattgaaaaaaattcaaaatggccgacttttttttttagatttttgaagttggtccgagcgcgccgagatttggcatggcaggagaTAAAGGCCTctaaattcctatgaaaaaaattatttttgaaaaaaactcaagatggcggaaaaaatggcaatttttattttgtatggcagctttttaacggtgcgagatgggtggggttgctcgaccaaatgtcatagagggcctcgagagtaatggaattgcatataaaaattttcaaaatggccgactctttttttttaagttggtccgagcgcgctgagattttggtccgagcgcgctgagatttggcatgcggctgactgacgaaccaagcaaaatcctatataaaaactgtgttaagcgagcccgaagggcgagcttcaggctgggagtagacgtgtgcgccgcttaaaaaacgatcggcggcggcgttttccaaaaaatcgccggcggcggcgtgttttcggcgtaaaatcggcgtgaccttgactttcaagtTTCTacagaaaaatcattaatttgttgttttttcacGAAAATTTCATTAATCCTGAATGGTGGTAAGTGAACTAAGTAatctacgtatagttttgaataggttgtgagtaaaatagggtcgcgtttgtaaatgaatataggatataataacttactgttcctagtaactggcttgcattaaggggttaccagcgctcgtagcacggtcgcatttttatcacctgtcaccatgcctatcacgttctaacaagtatgtaagtacgaaagtgacaggcataatgacaggcgataaaaatggaaccatgctgccaccacTGGTCCCAATGACTTTCGATCCGATCTGTATCGCTCTGTGACTCTGTTTTCTCATGCTTTCCATGGCTTATCTTTAAATATCCTTGAAATTTGCTAGACATAATGGACTGCTATGGCTTCCCTTTAATGGTTTTCTTGTCATACTAGCACCAGCctcactgagacgtatcttcATCTTTCTCGTTTTATCATTGCTGAGGATTGCGACCACTTgtaatttgtctccatttcgTGCGGTCGCGGTCATAAACCGTGTGGACTGCACGGTGCAGACTGCAGACTGCCACCAGCCATCGACTATCTCCACATGCTCCACTCTGAGCACGTTTGCCATCCATCCTTCACTTCACTTTGTTTGCCTACTGTTCGGTATTGTGAAGTCTCAAGCACCTCGATACCTGCATGAGAAGCTCCGGTTTTTGCAGCGCCAAAGATTATCCACTCTACTCATGTGTCCAAAACACAAAACTGCAGCATTTCGTGGCAGTTTTAAGTATACCGCCACAAAATGCTGGAACTACCTGCCACCACCTTTTAAGCAACTAACTTCTTTACAGTCTTTTAAAGTTAAACTAAAAAGTTATCTTCTGTCCAAGCAAAAAGTAGTGTCAGAgtcaaattatacaacgggacttaatcgcgtatctaagttttaagatttacctccgacgtttcgaggacggcgttgtccccggtCTCGGaaaagactggcttaagttgacatcagcatcgtctaaccgcgcgagtttttcgaactacccgcacttggtcttgtttatccgcttgaacgttttgcgcactagggatgtcactctgtcgacacacaacactaacgatattcgatttatcgactgtcgatattcgtttacgcttacatttactaatgactggattccatgtgagTAATGTAATGATGTAATGtaatgagatcttgaaaccctcgtcccgattgaaattactatgttttttgatttcaatggcttcccgtactttcctgctgtagaaatgacgatccgtggacaggattttagggttatgcagctcaatccagtggtttggtcctgactccagtaaatgctcagccacggcagacttgttcaccttacgatttttgacagctgcaatatgttccttaactctttctgctattgtgcgctttgtttctccgatataggaactaccacaacctcaatcaattttgtaaacGCCAGGTGACTGATACGGAATAACGTCCTTCGGTGACCTTAGGCTCCCTGCTACTTTGAATAAAGGAGTGTACACCGTCTTTATAGAGTACTTTCCAAGTACCGTGCCAACTTTATCGGTTACCCCTTTTACATacggcaaaaatgccggttgtCTGGAGACATCAGGACGTTTTCCTCTTGACTTCCGTCTGGGTTGCCACTTTTTTACCTTGTACCCGTTCCTCCTTAGTACCTCCTGAATATGCGATATCTCGCTCTTTAAATATTCAGGGTCACACAGATTTTGTGCTCTGTTGACTAACGAGCTAACAACTGATTGTAAGTGACGGGGATGGTGGTGAGAAAGGGCGTTCAAATACCTGTCAGCAGCCTTGGGCAGTGAAGTTGCGGAAGAGATATGTAGATGATGTTTTCTGTATTATGAAGGGTGGGAAGCAGGAGGTGGAGCAACTACTCCGATATCTAAATTCAATTCATCCGAAGACGAAATTTACATACGAATTAGGGTCACAGCGCAGTTTGCCGTTTCTGGACGTGAAAGTGATTGGTCGAGTGGACGGAACCCTAACTCACACAGTTTATAGGAAACCTACACACACTGACAGGTATTTGAACGCCCTTTCTCACCACCATCCCCGTCACTTACAATCAGTTGTTAGCTCGTTAGTCAACAGAGCACAAAATCTGTGTGACCCTGAATATTTAAAGAGCGAGATGTCGCATATTCAGGAGGTACTAAGGAGGAACGGGTACAAGGTAAAAAAGTGGCAACCCAGACGGAAGTCAAGAGGAAAACGTCCTGATGTCTCCAGACAACCGGCTTTTTTGCCGTATGTAAAAGGGGTAACCGCAAAAGTTGGCACGGTACTTGGAAAGTACTCTATAAAGACGGTGTACACTCCTTTATTCAAAGTAGCAGGGAGCCTAAGGTCACCGAAGGACGTTATTCCGTATCAGTCACCTGGCGTTTACAAAATTGATTGCAGTTGTGGTAGTTCCTATATCGGAGAAACAAAGCGCAcaatagcagaaagagttaaggaacatattgcagctgtcaaaaatcgtcaggtgaacaagtctgccgtggctgagcatttactggagtcaggaccaaaccactggattgagctgcataaccctaaaatcctgtccacggatcgtcatttctacagcaggaaagtacgggaagccattgaaatcaaaaaacatagtaatttcaatcgggacaagggtttcaagatctcatccacatggaatccagtcaaaGCACAtttaagcgtaaacgaatatcgacagtcgataaatcgaatatcgttagtgttgtgtgtcgacagagtgacatccctagtgcgcaaaacgttcaagcggataaacaagaccaagtgcgggtagttcgaaaaactcgcgcggttagacgatgctgatgtcaacttaagccagtcttctccgagaccacggggacaacgccgtcctcgaaacgtcggaggtaaatcttaaaacttagatacgcgattaagtcccgttgtataatttgacTCTGACACTACTTTTTGCTTGGACAGAAGATAACTTTTTAGTTTAACTTTAAAAGACTGTAAAGAAGTTAGTTGCTTAAAAGGTGGTGGCAGGTGGTTCCAGCATTTTGTGGCGGTATACTTAAAACTGCCACGAAATGCTGCAGTTTTGTGTTTTGGACACATGAGTAGAGTGGATAATCTTTGGCGCTGCAAAAACCGGAGCTTCTCATGCAGGTATCGAGGTGCTTGAGACTTCACAATACCGAACAGTAGGCAAGCAAAGTGAAGTGAAGGATGGATGGCAAACGTGCTCGGAgtggagcatgtgtgagatAGTCGATGGCTGGTGGCAGTCTGCAGTCTGCACCGTGCAGTCCACACGGTTTATGACCGCGACCGCAcgaaatggagacaaattacAAGTGGTCGCAATCCTCAGCAATGATAAAACGAGAAAGATgaagatacgtctcagtgagGCTGGTGCTAGTACGACAAGAAAACCATTAAAGGGAAGCCATAGCAGTCCATTATGTCTAGCAAATTTCAAGGATATTTAAAGATAAGCCATGGAAAGCATGAGAAAACAGAGTCACAGAGCGATACAGATCGGATCGAAAGTCATTGGGACCAgtggtggcagcatggttccatttttatcgcctgtcattatgcctgtcactttcgtacttacatacttgttagaacgtgataggcatggtgacaggtgataaaaatgcgaccgcgcTACGAGCGCtggtaaccccttaatgcaagccagttactaggaaaagtaagttattatatcctatattcatttacaaacgcgaccctattttactcacaacctattcaaaactatacgtagatTACGTAGTTCACTTACCACCATTCAGGATTAATGAAATTTTCgtgaaaaaacaacaaattaatgatttttctgtAGAAacttgaaagtcaaggtcacgccgattttacgccgaaaacacgccgccgccggcgattttttggaaaacgccgccgccgatcgttttttaatcggcgcacacgtctactcccagcctgaagctcgcccttcgggctcgcttaacacagtttttctataggattttgcttggttcgtcagtcagccgcatgccaaatctcagcgcgctcggaccaacttgaaaaaaaaaagagtctgccattttgaaaatatttatatgcaaTTCCATtactctcgaggccctctatgacatttggtcgagcaaccccacccatctcgcaccgttaaaaagctgccatacaaaataaaaattgccattttttccgccatcttgggttttttccaaaaatattttttttcataggaatttagaggcctctatctcctgccatgccaaatctcggcgcgctcggaccaacttcaaaaatctaaaataaaaaagtcggccattttgaatttttttcaatgcagcTTTATTTCCctagaggccctctatgacatttggtcgagcaccccccacctatcacgcaccgtataaagttgccatacaaaataaaagtgcccagtttttccgcaattaaaacatttttcaaaaaaagaaatttttataggaatctaggggaccccgagtttccgtgaccaaaatttcagcgcgctaggacaaacttgaaaaaattaaaataaaaaagtcggccattttgaaaaaaaaaaatggcggcgtcatAAACTGCCAgtgtccctctatgacatttggtcgagcatcccccacctaggtccgaccatttggccgggccgtcaaacatttttttgaccggaagcggtagaccaaaagtcggaattttctggaggtcacccagccgccctctatacgaccgtaccaaagaaaaataccccacgaacctccttctgggagaacaattatgtcaatcaatcatcggattgcggctttatatcaaacagagcgcagtgtaccgcCGGAACCAGTTTTCTCCTCTCCCGTTTTGGGGGGAaatcaaaagttaatatccaggttaagacttcagatcaattaagtatgatccaaggaacaattgtgtcaagcggcatcgcctgggacaaaagggacaactcagtgcactaacttaaccattaattaactttctcccttaaatattttttaaaatattgaacctaccgaatttttttatagaacatttaatgtagaaaattggatgtagattacttatgcttcagaacattttttgctacaggccaccgtttacgtgttattaacaaaaaatattaacaattgattataatgaactttctcccttaaatattttttgaaatattgatcccagcgaaaaagtgtacagaatatttaatgtagaaaattttatgtagattacttatgtatcagaatattttttgctacaggccaccatttacgagttatttacaaaaaaatattaacaattgattataattaactttctcccttaaatatttttttaaatattgatcctagcgaaaaagcgtatagaatatttaatgtagacaattttatgaagattacttatgtattacaacatttttgctacaggtcaccgtttaagagttttttataaaaaactacaaagggacctttaaatccgatttaagttttctagcacaacatgactgatcagttcatcagcgtcacataacataaattgacctccgcattggatagacagcaacattgactgttccagtattcaaagaaacttaattgctaaattgggaatcaaaacaactaaacatgtgccagaatccccaattttaaactactacgttttttgcttatcgatgtcaatgtcgtaagcgccatcggcaatgaggtccctttttatagataatagcacatatTATTTAAGTCACACCCTTTCACATAGTTatcattatgtaggtacagtgggccaagaaagtggtctaccagttttgacaaaagtttctgcgagatctaacgatcgctaaggttgacaattgtcactgacattcatgtcaaatcgaccttgttgtctcatgacgttcaaacgaacctcaaccgtagggtggtagaccacatttttggccgactgtactacatgacttaaagtaaattatcattatcaattCATATACAATGAGAGTACCTAAactccgagtcgtaattagattccaaaaaaaggaagacaatgttgccactttttactagcgcgtcttgtatttatgtaaaaataagtacataaataaaagtacttttttaaatcgtaggagtaaaattaccaataaataaatttattatcttagcgtgtttatttataaaaaggaatttactattttacaatcAAATTATTGCAGCGGCAACAttctcttactttttttggaatctaattacgactgGGAGTATAATTAGCGGTGCATGTAATTTTATCAGTATCATTAAATTACTTGATCTtaacttatattatattttgatttaatttcatttctttttaatttcaattaattaatttatattttgctacaaaaagacattgtatagtttatagagaataatactaacaatattttataaggcatagtcgtaagtactaacaaaaaatgatccctgatggtccttaaataaatgaatttatttatttattttatttaacgattaaaattaataattaggtatattttacatcaacaattatgttatttagtaggtaggtagataaacCACGCAGACTTTTCGTACACAATCTGCCGACTGATGACGTCAAGACGTTATCTTGCACGCTAGTCGGTAGATGAGCTCCGTAGAAGCTAAAGCGTAATTTAGCACGGGCCACTATCGCCTCCGTGGCGCAATTGGTTAGCGCGTTCGGCTGTTAACCGAAAGGTTGGTGGTTCAAGCCCACCCGGGGGCgttactttttgtatttttaatgttcatgttttcaatgtttttatttatttggtaatCAAATGTTTAAAAATGACTCGTCCactcttataaaaaaaatcggtatTTCAATGTTATTGTCATATGTCATATATTATGGGCCTCACTCGTTATTTTCGACGCTTTCAGTTCCTGAGTTCCCCCATCATACACTTAGTACATTTCTGTGTTTaactacatattattttattttattatgatctgTGTGTGTCACAGcatagaatataatatatattataatagttaTCACAGAATTATCACTGTGGAACAAAACCGATGTTAAACAGCGAATAACGAGGTCCCTCTCTGACGCATGAGTCGCATGTAACGTTCTCTTTCTCGCTCATTAAACTGTGCCATGAAAACTCTCGGATAAGAATCATATTAATAgacaaatattttgataaagtaaaaaaaatgctaTTAAATAGGTTCATTCCATATATAGGCATGGCAAACAaacatacggcccgcctgatgttatgcagtcaccgtagcctatggacgcctgcaactccagaggtgtatATCTAATACGACTGTACTTAcatgtattttattaagtacatattaaAGTTACAAAACAGGACTTTGTCCTTCGGGATTTAtaagaaataaacaaaacataaaGCCTACATgccttttgtttttttaataagacaACAAATTGAAACACAAAAAATGAATTCAGCAAacattatagtttttatagcgctggcgctggtggcctagcggtaagagcgtgcgacttgcaatccggaggtcgcgggttcgaaccccggctcgtaccaatgagtttttcggaacttatgtacgaaatatcatttgatatttaccagtcgcttttcggtgaaggaaaacatcgtgaggaaaccggactaatcccaatacgggcctagtttaccctctgggttggaaggtcagatggcagtcgctttcgtaaaaactagtgcccacgccaattactgggattagttgccaagcggaccccaggctcctatgagccgtggcaaaatgccgggacaacgcgaggaagatgatgattatagTTTTTAATAATAGAGATTAATCATCCCTTTACCCTACGGTCATTCACAACTTTAAAAACCGGACCCACTATAATGTGACCTCCTATTACCTACAATTAGTATAAATCAAGGGGTCAAATTATACTTGGGGCTACTTTACACCGTAGTTTGTAACTCCACCCTGATTGATAGCATGTCATATTTTAAAAGCATTCCACACGCGTACATAAATCACGCAATTACCCACATTTATTTAGTTGGTTAAAATTTTTGTGTGTAAAAAATGAAACGGGGTGAATGTAGCTTTTAGGCGGGGCGTTTGTCAGCATCCATCATGTGGGTACTGAATTTGTAGATTATGGAATCATTTAATAATTGCTGGTTTTTTGTGATGTGGTACCTATTACAGAAAATATAATCTAAGAGACTATGCTACAGTTATTTATAttctgtcaaaggactgtctcatttcaaacatggaCAGAGAgtatcatactgtctttgtcttacactagtactagaaaAGTAAAGGATCAGTAtggtttttttgttcttatttactgagaaATTTGGTTTGATCAACTATAAATatctctcgcgtcgaatgatggtccctgtGACAGTGTAGACATTTTTTGGAAGATTTGCACATTATTAATTGACTTAGAAATAAagacttaatttaaaaaaacgctaaatacatagtttatttattaatgttttattgagCCCAACTAAAAGAGATTTAAAGGAACTGTCATAGTGACCATCATTTGACGTGATAGGTAAAGTTTAAAGGTGACAAAAAAGACAGGGTCAGGGCGGAAACAGTGGCTCAACTCGAAAAGTGGCGCAGTCGCCCAAATATCGCCTCTCTCGTGTTGAAATGAGGTTGAGTGAGCCACTGCATGTACCCTGGCCTTTTTCTACCGATCCACTGTTCCCTCCTTGACCCTATTCCATAGACAATAAAAGGAGAAAAAAAGGTTTTTCAATAATACAtagatttatttcatttcaatacATCAAAATTAAGCAATTGCTTTGTGCAAAATCGGTAAGTAACATAAGTATATTTACCAGCCACCGTGGCCATAGAGTCCGCGTCCGTAACCAGCGCCGTAGCCACCGTGGGCGCCGTAGCCATCGTAACCAGCGCTGTAGCCAGCCCCGTAACCACCGTGACCAGTGTTGTAGTCAACGCGGTGAACGTATGAAGTCGCAGGAGCGCCGGTGTATCCCAAACCGCCGTAACCAAGGCCAGCGCCATAGCCGACCCCAGCGCCATAACCAAGCTCTGCGCCATAGCCGAGCCCTGCGCCATGTCCGAGCCCTGCGCCGTAGGCGACCCCAGCGCCATAACCAAGCCCTGCGCCATGTCTGAGCCCTGCGCCGCCGGCCAAAGCCCCAGCTTGAGCCAAGCCAAACAGACACCCGGCGATAACAACAATTTTAGTAAACATCTTGCTGTTTCTTCAAATGTTACTATTTGAATGATTCCAAACTATATTATTTCgtcttttatatacaaaaacgtagtataatattatgtacatCAAGGTTCTTGAAGGACCATGaaataatgcattttttctAGAAATTAGGCTCTGTCGAATAGGTATCTGCTTAGTTAAGAATTTGCAAATGTAATATTACAAACGGCCTTGAATGGGTTAATTAATTCTTGGAGACCTCGTTAATTAACGATATGTGAAAGATTAATTGCTTTGATGTTTACAAGTTAGATAACATGTATCGCAAGGTGTAAAATAACTATACGGACTTGGCGcctaaaatatgtttacacgacATTATTGCCTAGACATTAAGGTAGCGTTTATATAGTTTCCGCCCTTAATCTGTATCGGATCGATATTTTAGATCTTGACTGTAGATTTTACCAGTAACATAGGAGAGCAATGATAATTGGGTAGGTAACGGTCGCTTTTTACATACAAACTAACCCTTTTTGCATTGCACGATACCAGTCTTGAGTAGTTAGGTACAGATGGGTACagattatttttctatataCCTAGGCGAATAACCGCAGATAGTAGATTTACCTAAATATCTAAAATTGCATTGATATTGTTTTCTTTCCACATTGTGGCTAAAGTAATTGAACATGAAGAATAATAGCGGGGCTACCACAGGTataccttagtgtaaggcctgagtggacgctcgaagcggagcgttcggcggggcgtgcagcgtggcgtcgggctctcaagtaatttgagcagcgtgcactaaggccgctcccaaagagaattaaatcactacggccagggccaggtgttcaaaatgatcttgacgcgactttattgtttaaaagaataagagcgtgtcatgtcaaggtaattttgaacacctcgcccgcttagtaacttctgctgctgactgtacttataaagCAGTCCACTAAAGTGTAAT contains:
- the LOC134648162 gene encoding keratin-associated protein 6-2-like — translated: MFTKIVVIAGCLFGLAQAGALAGGAGLRHGAGLGYGAGVAYGAGLGHGAGLGYGAELGYGAGVGYGAGLGYGGLGYTGAPATSYVHRVDYNTGHGGYGAGYSAGYDGYGAHGGYGAGYGRGLYGHGGW